ATTTTTACTATGTTATTCTCTATTTATAGAATGGGTGAGCCACAAAGCCGTAAACGTAAATTCAAGGGAAATTCCAAACCTGATAATAAAGCCAAAGATGTGGGGAAGTCTGCTgaagacataaataaaaaaccagAAGTTACTAAAGTTTTTAAGAAAGCTAAGAAAAATAAGGTAATAGAAACACCCGCtgtagtaaatgaaaatgataCCAATGAAATTGAAACTGAGAATGTAGAGAAAATGGAGGTTGTAGAAACATCTAATGCAGTAGATAAACCaagcaaacaaaaaaataagaaaggtAAAAAGAATAAAGCTAAGGATTCTGGTGACACTGACAATGAAGTGGTAGCTAAAAAAGCGAAAATGAGTGTGGTTACGGAGTCTTCGGAGACCGTCAAGGGTGGGTTAACTGAAGAGATGTTAGAAAAGTATCCGGTGCTTAAAGATGAGGAGCTGGTTAAGAGGTTCTTGGCTGTCAGTATGACAAATAATCAGAAAGGTGAGTAGTGCACACTATTAAAATGAACTCTCGACTCCCAGGATTAAATTTTCCAAACCAAAAGGGTCTAAATGGTCAGGTACATAAAGGACAACTTTTCTATCAGAATTTTTGTTGTGGGTCAGAAAAGTTcttataatgtattatttattccttaaactaaaactaattgcAAAATATCATGATGAAAGTACCAAAGTAAGTTTGTACAGGTAATACCTCTGTAGATGCTGGTGTCCATAGGCTATGGTTACTTCTGATGGGTTACCATATGAGCGGGCTGTATGATTGTTTGTGAATGTTGTTGTATAGAGTTACATTTTCTTTACATCTTTTATCCCTACTAGGATAGACGTCAATGGAAAGAgctagaggaggcctttgccaagcGGCACACTGAACTAAGAGACATTCTCTAATTCAGAAAAAAGGGgcttaatagatagatagatcccTACAAGGAAAGTTTACGACCGGTCTAGCGCAGTCGGTagagaccctgcctgctgcgccgcggttcCAAGTTCGGGTccctgtaagggcatttatttgtgtgaggagcacagatatttattcctgagtcatggatgttttctatgtatataagtatttatatcgttgtctgagtacccacaacacaagccttcttgagcttaacgtgggactcagtcagtcaatctgtgtaagaatgtcctataatattaaaaaaaaaagttcctaCTAGAAATAGACAATGCACACAAATAATTCTCATTTCTTTCTGCCCCATGTCAGGTGGCCTACATAACAACTAATGATGACAAGCTTTCTTCCAGGTCGTATCCGAGTAACCCTCAGGGACAGTCTCAAAGGCACCTCCGACGCCATGCTACCTGAAGTGATCAACACCAAAATGCAAGCCATCCTCAACCTACCCGACCCATCAGACTCCGACATGCGAAAACTCCGAATACTCTACAACATGCTGAAAACCGCTGTTAAAGGAAAGAAATTCGTTAAAAAAGAACCAGTTAAGGTTAAAGAAGTTAAAAAGAAGGAGAATAAAGAAGTTAAGGAAGAGAGTGCAGAAGATAGTAAGAAAGAGAAGAAACCGGAACAGAAAGTAAAGGGGCCTAAAAGATATGTTGTGTTTATAGGGAACCTGCCTCTGGACATTAGTAAAGAGAAGGTAGGTGTCCTCATTATCTACTTTTAGTAACAACTATATCTATCTAAGtatctacataaaataaaaataaatacaaagaatttgctaattaataattaagagCAAGAGCAAATGTCTTGTGCAAAAAAATTGGACACTACCTTTTTTGTACAGCCTAAAGGATGTgtcatatatgtatgtacatactagcttttgcccgcgggttcgctcacgttaaattcgaacATTGAGTCGGAATGCTCAATACAATCCCCCCccccaaagtagaactttataaggactttctaggaaaattgttttgaacttgataggttgaacagtttttgaaaatacGATACGCTCTTTGCCGGTTTTTACTACTAAACTTATCTTTTTGTCTTAGATTCAAGAACACTTCTCCGACCTGTCGAGCCAGATTGTCGGCGTGCGGATCCCCAAACCTTTAGAGAGCAAGAAGAGCGCCATCGCGTATCTCGAGCTCAAGGACGAAACGAGCTATGAAGTAAGTGTTTAACTGTTTACACACCATTCGTTTATT
This Leguminivora glycinivorella isolate SPB_JAAS2020 chromosome 24, LegGlyc_1.1, whole genome shotgun sequence DNA region includes the following protein-coding sequences:
- the LOC125238712 gene encoding RNA-binding protein 34-like, whose product is MGEPQSRKRKFKGNSKPDNKAKDVGKSAEDINKKPEVTKVFKKAKKNKVIETPAVVNENDTNEIETENVEKMEVVETSNAVDKPSKQKNKKGKKNKAKDSGDTDNEVVAKKAKMSVVTESSETVKGGLTEEMLEKYPVLKDEELVKRFLAVSMTNNQKGRIRVTLRDSLKGTSDAMLPEVINTKMQAILNLPDPSDSDMRKLRILYNMLKTAVKGKKFVKKEPVKVKEVKKKENKEVKEESAEDSKKEKKPEQKVKGPKRYVVFIGNLPLDISKEKIQEHFSDLSSQIVGVRIPKPLESKKSAIAYLELKDETSYELALSKHHSMLENRRINVLYSTQKNSKISKTEAKGKAAKLVAMQKSGQLAGSVPQNKKRSARRKKMKLALKAQEGRA